From the Prunus dulcis chromosome 4, ALMONDv2, whole genome shotgun sequence genome, one window contains:
- the LOC117623965 gene encoding uncharacterized protein LOC117623965 encodes MVYAGVEAKQFMVQMIKDINAQVIEDPSITKNIGGQPVQVGEVIVTSVIAAGDLKLPFVDEEDQRETLAEQPTVEATPSARRNKRKEAALAQDSVVESETSTESPPPPHTKSKRLRKRAVAE; translated from the exons ATGGTCTACGCGGGGGTAGAAGCCAAGCAATTCATGGTGCAGATGATCAAGGACATCAATGCACAAGTGATTGAAG ATCCTTCCATTACAAAGAATATTGGAGGTCAGCCTGTCCAGGTTGGAGAAGTGATTG TTACTTCTGTCATAGCTGCTGGAGACTTGAAGCTCCCCTTTGTGGACGAAGAAGATCAACGTGAAACATTGGCAGAACAGCCAACTGTTGAGGCAACTCCTTCTGCCAGAAGGAACAAAAGAAAGGAGGCTGCTCTAGCCCAGGACAGTGTTGTCGAGTCTGAAACTTCAA CTGAAagtcctcctcctcctcatacTAAGTCAAAAAGGCTTAGGAAGAGAGCGGTGGCAGAATAA